The Sediminispirochaeta bajacaliforniensis DSM 16054 genome has a segment encoding these proteins:
- a CDS encoding 2-oxo acid dehydrogenase subunit E2, whose product MAEAILMISLSPTMEKGTIAGWQKAVGDSITTGDLICEVETDKATMDYESTQEGTLLSILVDQGGSAKVGDPIAIVGKEGEDIAELEAKLKKQLASSEGDEKATTPKETSSPAQEKAKQASAAASPPAHRESHAGPAGSDDGRLKASPLARRLAQEAGIRLDALTGSGPGGRIVKKDIETAKTAGAYAPSPVQSRVPGRMQDRVEPVSGKRAIIAKRLSESMRQAPHFYLDIDVEASRLARLRDSLNRPRQKRGEEKLSFNAFLIKLVAEAITRNQNINASWEGDSIRYYGSVDIGLAVAQKEGLITPVVRNCEAKGIAAIDEELKELIPRAQAGRLTPEEYEGASFSITNLGSWGISRFTAVINPPASAILAVGALRQVPVPDEELGFRFVDTMTLTLGCDHRVIDGAVGAAFMADLKSMMEEPGMVLL is encoded by the coding sequence ATGGCCGAAGCGATATTAATGATATCCCTCTCTCCAACTATGGAGAAGGGCACCATAGCAGGTTGGCAGAAGGCAGTTGGTGATTCCATAACCACAGGAGATCTCATCTGTGAGGTGGAAACAGACAAGGCCACCATGGATTACGAGTCAACGCAGGAAGGAACACTTCTTTCGATTCTTGTCGATCAAGGGGGCAGCGCAAAGGTTGGTGATCCCATAGCAATCGTCGGCAAGGAAGGCGAGGATATTGCAGAGCTCGAAGCAAAGCTGAAGAAACAACTTGCCTCTTCGGAAGGCGACGAAAAGGCTACTACCCCAAAGGAGACATCGTCTCCTGCTCAAGAAAAGGCAAAACAAGCCTCGGCGGCAGCTTCACCACCGGCACATAGAGAATCACATGCAGGGCCGGCAGGGAGTGACGACGGCAGGCTAAAGGCGAGTCCCCTGGCGCGGCGTCTTGCACAAGAGGCAGGAATACGTCTTGACGCCCTCACCGGCAGCGGCCCCGGAGGAAGGATCGTAAAAAAGGATATCGAAACGGCAAAGACGGCAGGGGCCTACGCCCCTTCTCCCGTACAGAGCAGGGTGCCGGGGCGCATGCAGGATAGGGTCGAGCCGGTAAGCGGGAAACGGGCCATCATTGCCAAGCGGTTAAGTGAATCGATGAGACAGGCCCCCCATTTCTATCTGGATATCGATGTGGAAGCCTCCCGTCTGGCACGCTTGCGTGATTCTCTCAATCGTCCGAGGCAAAAGCGAGGGGAAGAAAAACTCTCTTTCAACGCCTTTCTCATAAAGCTCGTGGCCGAAGCGATTACCCGGAACCAAAACATCAATGCATCCTGGGAAGGCGATTCGATACGCTACTACGGTTCTGTCGATATCGGGCTGGCGGTGGCGCAAAAAGAGGGCCTCATTACACCGGTGGTACGCAACTGCGAAGCAAAGGGAATTGCCGCCATCGATGAAGAATTGAAAGAGCTTATCCCCCGGGCACAGGCGGGACGGCTTACTCCCGAAGAGTATGAGGGAGCAAGCTTTTCCATAACGAACCTCGGCAGCTGGGGAATATCCCGTTTCACAGCGGTTATCAATCCCCCGGCATCGGCGATTCTCGCTGTCGGTGCTTTGCGGCAGGTTCCTGTTCCGGACGAAGAGCTCGGTTTTCGTTTTGTGGACACCATGACCCTCACCCTCGGTTGTGATCACCGGGTGATAGATGGAGCCGTCGGTGCCGCTTTTATGGCGGATTTGAAATCAATGATGGAAGAGCCGGGCATGGTCCTGTTATAA
- a CDS encoding pyruvate dehydrogenase complex E1 component subunit beta, protein MAKIAFREAIRQAIEEEMRRDDSVLLMGEEVAQYNGAYKVTQGLLETFGSKRVIDTPITEEGFTGMGIGAAMAGLRPIVEWMTFNFSLMAIDQVISNAAKTRYMSGGQFKIPMVIRGPNGPAEFLASQHSQALQSFYAHIPGLKVVAPSTPYDAKGLLKSAIRDDNPVIFLEAELMYSWEGEVPAEEYLIDLDKADVKRAGKDVTLIAHSKPVRMMLQAAEKLAEEGIEAEVIDLRSLRPIDTETIYKSVRKTNRCVVVDEAWPVASVGSHIGFLVGRDCFDYLDAPVQLVSGEDVPMPYNHRLELAAQPSVEKVVRAAKSVLYVD, encoded by the coding sequence GTGGCGAAAATAGCATTTCGTGAAGCAATACGACAGGCAATAGAAGAGGAGATGAGGAGGGACGATTCGGTACTGCTTATGGGTGAAGAGGTGGCCCAATATAATGGGGCCTACAAGGTAACCCAGGGCTTGCTGGAAACATTCGGCTCCAAGAGGGTCATCGATACCCCCATTACAGAAGAGGGTTTTACCGGCATGGGAATAGGTGCAGCAATGGCTGGCCTGCGCCCCATCGTCGAGTGGATGACCTTCAACTTCTCCCTCATGGCCATCGACCAGGTGATCAGCAACGCGGCGAAAACCCGTTACATGTCAGGGGGGCAGTTCAAGATCCCCATGGTGATACGGGGACCCAATGGGCCGGCCGAGTTTCTGGCAAGCCAGCACAGCCAGGCACTCCAATCCTTTTATGCCCATATTCCCGGCCTGAAGGTTGTTGCACCATCGACTCCCTACGATGCCAAAGGGCTTTTGAAAAGTGCCATACGTGACGATAACCCCGTAATCTTTCTCGAGGCGGAGTTGATGTATTCCTGGGAGGGAGAGGTTCCCGCAGAGGAGTATCTCATCGACCTCGACAAGGCCGACGTAAAGAGGGCGGGAAAGGATGTGACCCTTATCGCCCATTCGAAGCCGGTACGCATGATGCTGCAGGCGGCAGAAAAACTCGCAGAAGAGGGAATAGAGGCAGAGGTGATCGACCTGCGGAGCCTACGCCCCATCGATACCGAAACCATCTATAAATCGGTGCGGAAAACAAATCGCTGTGTGGTCGTCGATGAGGCTTGGCCTGTAGCATCGGTGGGCAGTCACATCGGGTTTCTTGTGGGGCGGGACTGTTTCGATTATCTCGATGCGCCGGTCCAACTGGTCAGCGGAGAGGATGTGCCCATGCCCTACAACCATAGGCTGGAACTCGCAGCGCAACCTTCGGTCGAGAAGGTGGTTCGCGCCGCGAAGTCTGTATTGTATGTCGATTGA
- the pdhA gene encoding pyruvate dehydrogenase (acetyl-transferring) E1 component subunit alpha: MTDTKQKTALYKRMLLIRRFEEKAAQMYGLRKIGGFCHLYIGQEAVATGAIGALDLKRDYIVAAYRDHGHALASGMDPKAVMAELYGKVTGCSKGKGGSMHMFDIEKHMFGGNGIVGSQIPVATGVGLKIRYREEDGVVLCFFGDGAIHQGAFHESLNLAKIYGLPVVYICENNQYGMGTDFRRVSAVDDFSVMAASYGIEGRQIDGMDVITVHENVKEIVEKARTEHLPSLLEIKTYRYKGHSMSDPAKYRTREELEDYKERDPILILKKGLLEDGVQASDLEAWDKEAKKLSEEAASFAEESPEPEIEALYSDILA, from the coding sequence ATGACAGATACAAAACAAAAAACAGCGCTGTATAAAAGGATGCTGCTTATTCGCAGATTTGAAGAAAAGGCCGCTCAGATGTACGGTCTGCGAAAGATCGGAGGTTTCTGCCATCTCTACATTGGCCAGGAGGCTGTCGCGACCGGGGCCATCGGGGCCCTTGATTTAAAAAGAGATTATATTGTGGCCGCCTATCGCGACCATGGCCATGCCTTGGCCTCGGGGATGGATCCAAAGGCGGTGATGGCGGAACTCTACGGAAAGGTTACCGGTTGCAGCAAGGGAAAGGGTGGTTCCATGCACATGTTCGACATCGAGAAACATATGTTTGGCGGAAATGGAATCGTCGGCAGCCAAATTCCGGTAGCCACAGGGGTAGGGCTAAAGATTCGTTACCGGGAAGAGGACGGGGTTGTTCTCTGCTTTTTCGGCGACGGAGCTATCCATCAGGGAGCATTCCATGAGAGCCTGAACCTTGCAAAGATATACGGCCTGCCGGTTGTCTATATCTGCGAAAATAATCAGTACGGTATGGGCACCGATTTCAGACGTGTTTCGGCAGTCGACGACTTTTCGGTCATGGCCGCAAGTTACGGCATCGAAGGGCGTCAGATCGATGGGATGGATGTGATTACGGTCCATGAAAATGTAAAAGAGATTGTGGAAAAAGCACGAACGGAGCATCTTCCTTCCCTCCTGGAAATAAAAACCTACCGTTACAAGGGCCATTCCATGAGCGACCCGGCAAAGTATCGAACACGGGAGGAGCTTGAGGACTACAAAGAACGCGACCCAATTCTGATTCTCAAGAAAGGACTTCTGGAGGATGGCGTTCAGGCCTCCGATCTCGAGGCATGGGACAAAGAGGCAAAGAAACTCAGCGAAGAGGCTGCAAGCTTTGCGGAAGAAAGTCCGGAGCCGGAAATAGAAGCGCTTTACAGCGACATACTGGCCTAA
- a CDS encoding pyridoxamine 5'-phosphate oxidase family protein produces MTKSQFLIEIESLLENAKTAILATVDRDGSPRMRWMTPAILKDRAGAIYAVTSLDFDKRRQLEANASVQWMFQNKGLDRIAYADGKANLIENASMRAEVLEEIGSKLGVFWKLNSDAGSLVVVETIIERGRSFLPMTGESRIVDFN; encoded by the coding sequence ATGACAAAATCGCAATTCCTTATTGAGATCGAATCACTCCTTGAGAATGCAAAAACGGCTATCCTTGCAACGGTCGATCGGGACGGAAGCCCGCGAATGCGCTGGATGACACCGGCGATTTTGAAAGATCGCGCCGGCGCCATCTATGCGGTTACCTCACTGGACTTCGATAAACGGCGTCAGCTGGAGGCGAACGCTTCAGTTCAGTGGATGTTTCAAAACAAGGGGCTCGATCGTATCGCCTATGCCGATGGAAAAGCAAACCTGATCGAAAATGCTTCAATGCGAGCCGAAGTCCTCGAAGAGATCGGCAGCAAACTTGGTGTTTTCTGGAAGTTGAACTCGGATGCAGGAAGCTTAGTCGTTGTCGAGACCATCATAGAGCGGGGGCGCAGTTTCCTGCCCATGACGGGAGAATCGAGAATCGTCGATTTTAATTAA
- a CDS encoding helix-turn-helix domain-containing protein yields MVLDKSTIGRNIRSYRKACGLSQASLGEKVGVSYQQIQKYENGASSISAFQLGRIAEILAVPINCFFHLDAESGAEPPPAYSPKTDDDFLRVSQDERKLVLRYREIKTPSIKEYLQNHMNAIRELERNLDEE; encoded by the coding sequence ATGGTCCTCGATAAATCGACGATTGGGCGTAACATACGCTCCTATCGCAAAGCATGCGGCCTCAGTCAGGCAAGCCTCGGAGAGAAGGTTGGCGTTTCATATCAACAAATCCAGAAATATGAGAACGGGGCATCTTCGATCTCGGCTTTTCAATTGGGACGTATAGCGGAGATTCTGGCCGTACCTATCAACTGTTTCTTTCATCTTGATGCGGAAAGCGGCGCCGAACCACCACCTGCCTATTCACCCAAAACTGACGATGACTTCCTACGGGTCAGCCAGGACGAACGGAAACTGGTGCTTCGATATCGGGAAATAAAAACCCCTTCAATAAAAGAGTATCTTCAGAATCATATGAATGCCATACGGGAACTCGAGCGCAATTTAGACGAGGAGTAA
- a CDS encoding RnfABCDGE type electron transport complex subunit D, with amino-acid sequence MSNNEKRKPFMQKQPPMISVVQALVPLCLAAVYFFGWRFLLVLALVNGAGILAEYLLARAYGMKVTSSVLVTSFLFALSLPPTVPLWIAVVGIVFGVVFGKMVFGGFGRNVFNPAISGRAFIYISFGVPMTGRFVPPVGGPVGGFAHWLTKTDALSSATPLVSQTAGTKIPLSNLFFGNVAGSFGETCALLIILGGVYIVWKKVANWRLILSSMLAFLLLDGALYVSGVTGAIDPLSSLLSGSFLFAAVFMITDPVSASQTTNTGRWLYGAIFGFLTVLIRVFAGWPEGVTFAILFANMFAPLIDYLLKEHNKRVKEAKA; translated from the coding sequence ATGAGCAATAATGAAAAGCGAAAACCATTCATGCAAAAACAGCCGCCGATGATCAGTGTCGTTCAGGCACTGGTTCCTCTCTGCCTCGCAGCAGTCTATTTTTTCGGGTGGCGTTTTCTCTTGGTGCTGGCTCTGGTGAACGGAGCAGGGATCCTTGCCGAATATCTGCTTGCCAGGGCCTATGGTATGAAGGTGACAAGCTCGGTACTCGTTACCTCCTTTCTTTTCGCCCTTTCCCTGCCGCCGACCGTTCCCCTGTGGATTGCCGTTGTTGGAATCGTTTTTGGAGTTGTTTTCGGAAAGATGGTCTTTGGCGGATTCGGACGAAATGTTTTTAACCCCGCTATCAGCGGCCGTGCTTTTATCTACATTAGTTTCGGTGTTCCAATGACCGGACGCTTTGTTCCTCCCGTCGGAGGACCAGTCGGCGGTTTTGCTCATTGGCTTACCAAAACCGATGCCCTTTCGAGCGCCACTCCCCTGGTAAGTCAGACGGCCGGAACGAAGATTCCTTTGTCAAACCTCTTCTTCGGTAACGTTGCCGGAAGTTTCGGTGAGACTTGTGCTCTGCTTATCATTCTCGGGGGAGTCTACATCGTCTGGAAAAAGGTGGCGAATTGGCGCCTGATCCTCTCTTCGATGCTTGCTTTTCTTCTTCTTGACGGCGCTCTTTACGTTTCCGGCGTTACCGGGGCCATTGATCCCCTCTCTTCGCTTCTTTCCGGCAGCTTCCTGTTCGCCGCGGTCTTTATGATCACCGATCCCGTTTCCGCAAGCCAGACAACCAATACCGGTCGCTGGCTTTATGGGGCCATCTTCGGTTTTCTCACCGTGCTTATCCGGGTCTTTGCCGGCTGGCCCGAGGGGGTGACCTTTGCGATTCTCTTTGCGAACATGTTCGCACCTCTGATCGACTATCTCCTCAAGGAACATAACAAGAGGGTGAAGGAGGCGAAGGCATGA
- a CDS encoding FMN-binding protein yields MKKEGTFALRIYPVLFMALLTVLFITVVSGIYLSTKDLVEMNETLSRKKAVLYAAGIDFPDGNPEGIQEIYTNRVREIGTADGRPAYFEILTDGSVSGYAAYVSGAGLWGQIVAIFGFGKDLKQFTGVEFIEQNETPGLGARITEPWFKEQFRGKTGPFTLVDEGTATGPGQLDAITGATRTSTAILRISNKAPEVAEEVIASNGGEH; encoded by the coding sequence ATGAAAAAAGAAGGAACCTTTGCCTTACGAATCTATCCGGTACTTTTTATGGCCCTTTTGACAGTGCTTTTTATCACCGTCGTCAGCGGTATCTATCTTTCGACAAAAGACCTTGTGGAGATGAACGAGACCCTAAGTCGAAAAAAGGCGGTCCTCTATGCCGCAGGTATCGATTTCCCGGACGGAAATCCGGAGGGAATTCAGGAAATCTACACAAATCGTGTTCGTGAAATCGGAACTGCCGACGGCAGACCAGCCTATTTCGAGATCCTTACCGACGGCTCGGTAAGCGGCTATGCCGCCTACGTTTCCGGTGCAGGCCTCTGGGGACAGATCGTTGCCATTTTCGGCTTCGGAAAGGATCTAAAACAGTTTACAGGCGTGGAATTCATCGAACAAAACGAAACTCCGGGCCTTGGTGCGCGTATTACCGAGCCCTGGTTCAAGGAGCAGTTTCGGGGAAAAACCGGGCCCTTTACCCTTGTCGATGAAGGGACCGCCACCGGACCTGGGCAACTTGATGCCATTACCGGGGCGACAAGAACCAGCACGGCCATCTTGAGGATTTCCAACAAAGCCCCGGAAGTGGCCGAAGAGGTCATCGCTTCGAACGGAGGGGAGCATTAA
- a CDS encoding NADH:ubiquinone reductase (Na(+)-transporting) subunit D, with translation MVKGKLKKTFTDPLGKNNPVFAQILGICSTLAVTNKLENTVVMTLGVVFTTTLSSFVISLIRKWIPSRVRMMAETLIIASFVIIVDITLRAYMPDIWKQLGPYVGLIITNCIIMGRAEAFALNNTPGLSLIDGLASGIGYSYVLIIVAIFRELLGTGSLWGIKILGSWWTNWSIMIMPPGAFFMLAIFIWIVKGAIIPEKEEAKK, from the coding sequence ATGGTAAAAGGAAAACTAAAAAAAACATTCACCGACCCTCTCGGAAAGAACAATCCCGTATTTGCCCAGATTCTGGGTATCTGTTCGACCCTCGCGGTTACGAACAAGCTGGAGAATACCGTGGTTATGACCCTCGGGGTCGTCTTTACCACAACCCTTTCCAGTTTTGTGATTTCGCTTATCAGGAAGTGGATACCTTCCAGGGTCAGGATGATGGCGGAGACCCTCATCATTGCAAGCTTTGTTATCATCGTTGATATTACCCTGCGAGCCTATATGCCTGATATTTGGAAGCAGCTTGGTCCATACGTCGGGCTGATTATTACCAACTGTATCATCATGGGGAGGGCGGAAGCCTTCGCCTTAAACAACACTCCGGGGCTGAGTCTCATCGATGGTTTGGCTTCGGGGATCGGTTACTCATATGTTTTGATCATTGTTGCGATTTTTAGAGAGCTTTTGGGAACGGGATCGCTTTGGGGAATCAAGATTCTCGGTTCATGGTGGACAAACTGGTCCATCATGATCATGCCTCCCGGTGCCTTTTTCATGCTTGCGATTTTTATCTGGATCGTAAAGGGGGCAATTATTCCCGAGAAAGAGGAGGCTAAAAAATGA
- a CDS encoding NADH:ubiquinone reductase (Na(+)-transporting) subunit E codes for MNGSLYPVAILFAAIFTNNILLTNYLGMCSFLSVSRELKTSVGLGVAVTFVMATTSVLNWLVYNKILVPLELEYLRFIVFIIVIAAFVQIVEMVIERVSETLYAALGIFLPLITVNCAILGVSLFMVIREYSFIESFTFGLGSGIGWFLAILAMAGIRQKLKKARLPKGLEGAGITLVITGMMAMAFMGFSGMINIG; via the coding sequence ATGAACGGTTCCCTGTATCCTGTGGCGATCCTCTTTGCAGCGATCTTCACCAACAATATTCTCCTTACCAACTATCTCGGTATGTGCAGCTTCCTCTCGGTCTCCCGGGAGCTGAAGACCAGTGTGGGACTAGGAGTCGCCGTTACCTTTGTAATGGCTACCACCAGCGTTCTGAACTGGCTTGTGTACAATAAGATCCTGGTTCCTCTTGAGTTGGAATATCTTCGCTTCATCGTCTTCATCATCGTGATCGCCGCATTTGTTCAGATTGTCGAGATGGTGATCGAGCGCGTTTCCGAAACCCTCTATGCTGCCCTCGGCATTTTCCTTCCTCTGATCACCGTCAACTGTGCAATTCTCGGAGTCAGTCTTTTTATGGTAATCAGAGAATACTCGTTCATCGAAAGCTTCACCTTTGGTTTGGGCAGTGGAATCGGCTGGTTTCTGGCGATTCTCGCCATGGCCGGTATCAGACAGAAACTGAAAAAAGCACGCCTTCCGAAGGGGCTTGAGGGTGCCGGTATTACCCTGGTCATCACCGGTATGATGGCAATGGCCTTTATGGGTTTCAGTGGTATGATCAATATCGGCTAA
- a CDS encoding NADH:ubiquinone reductase (Na(+)-transporting) subunit F, with the protein MLPALITSVGAITGISAFLAVLMVIADATIANYGEVKITINDEKEFVVKGGKPLLGTLMEQEIFIPSACGGRGSCGLCKVKVEKGAGQYLPTELPWISEEEKAENVRLSCQLKVKEDLSIRIPDELFNVKEFQATVAKIRDLTHDIKEVTFDLNEPSEISIRAGQFVQLRVPEYELTDEPVYRAYSAASVPSDKRHVELEIRYVPNGICTTFVHKYLKEGDPVVFNGPYGEFFLRDTEREIICIAGGSGMAPIKSILLDMAEKGSNRRTRYFFGARSKRDLFLLDEMKELEERMPNFRFIPALSAPEPEDDWDGEIGLITDVVAKHMESGDNTEAYLCGSPGMIDACVKVLTDKGVPEELIYYDKFG; encoded by the coding sequence ATGTTACCCGCACTGATTACCAGCGTCGGCGCAATTACCGGAATTTCCGCATTTCTGGCTGTTTTGATGGTGATTGCCGATGCAACGATAGCCAACTATGGTGAGGTAAAAATCACCATAAACGATGAGAAGGAGTTTGTCGTAAAGGGAGGAAAACCCCTCCTCGGCACCCTCATGGAGCAGGAAATTTTTATTCCCTCGGCCTGTGGCGGTCGAGGTTCCTGCGGCCTCTGTAAGGTAAAGGTGGAAAAGGGCGCAGGCCAATATCTACCTACGGAGCTGCCCTGGATCAGCGAGGAAGAAAAGGCCGAGAATGTCCGCCTTTCTTGTCAGCTTAAAGTCAAAGAGGATTTGTCGATCCGGATTCCCGACGAACTCTTTAACGTCAAGGAGTTCCAGGCAACGGTGGCGAAGATCCGTGATCTGACCCACGACATCAAAGAAGTGACCTTTGACCTTAACGAGCCTTCGGAGATTTCCATTAGGGCCGGGCAATTTGTTCAGCTTCGGGTCCCCGAATATGAACTTACCGACGAGCCTGTTTACCGGGCCTATTCGGCGGCATCGGTACCCAGCGACAAACGCCATGTAGAGCTTGAAATACGCTATGTACCAAACGGTATCTGTACCACCTTTGTCCACAAGTATCTGAAGGAGGGAGATCCCGTGGTCTTCAACGGCCCCTATGGGGAGTTCTTCCTCCGTGACACCGAACGGGAGATCATTTGTATAGCCGGCGGGAGCGGTATGGCACCGATTAAGTCTATCCTTCTTGATATGGCTGAGAAGGGAAGCAATCGAAGGACCCGCTACTTCTTTGGCGCACGCTCCAAGCGCGATCTGTTTCTGCTCGATGAGATGAAGGAACTGGAAGAGCGGATGCCGAATTTTCGTTTTATTCCCGCCTTAAGTGCCCCCGAACCGGAGGACGACTGGGATGGAGAGATCGGGCTCATTACCGATGTGGTGGCCAAACATATGGAGAGCGGCGATAACACCGAAGCCTACCTTTGCGGGAGCCCCGGTATGATCGACGCATGCGTGAAGGTTCTTACCGACAAAGGGGTGCCGGAAGAGTTGATCTACTACGATAAGTTCGGTTGA
- a CDS encoding helix-turn-helix transcriptional regulator translates to MGKSERLMQLELLLLSHPEGMRRAEIARRLGVHRSTVGRYVDELKKKVDLWEDEYVVGISNDEPMNMMKLSVYESLAFHLSAELLANHTEYHNPHMSSALRKLAENLRRNAPSMSASIDAMAEAIETGSKLQNPDYIKVLETMTDSWVSGKIVRIRHVNEKTGKEEETEFAPYFIGFYDQNGARRPISVTGRLRHTAAIQTIDIRKIHSAEILDETYTIPDNLKPFGKNEFNAPFESEDLIPLKLRIRERSVLNVFHNLYVNRLKVHDPESDGWIICDIEAENSIELFLKLVQCGPSVEILEPSSYRQKFIREIQKIASVYHLSGTSPV, encoded by the coding sequence ATGGGAAAGAGTGAACGATTGATGCAGCTTGAGCTGCTGCTGCTCAGCCATCCCGAGGGGATGCGCAGGGCTGAAATTGCCCGAAGGTTGGGAGTCCATCGTTCCACCGTCGGACGTTATGTGGATGAATTGAAGAAGAAAGTCGACCTCTGGGAAGACGAGTATGTCGTCGGTATTTCCAACGACGAGCCCATGAATATGATGAAGCTTTCGGTCTATGAAAGCCTTGCCTTTCACCTGTCGGCAGAACTGCTTGCAAACCATACGGAATATCACAATCCCCATATGTCGAGTGCTCTTCGGAAGCTCGCAGAAAACCTTCGCCGCAACGCTCCTTCCATGAGTGCCAGTATCGATGCCATGGCGGAGGCGATTGAGACCGGCTCAAAATTGCAGAATCCCGATTATATTAAGGTCCTGGAGACCATGACCGATTCCTGGGTGTCAGGAAAGATCGTTCGCATCAGACATGTAAACGAGAAAACAGGGAAAGAAGAAGAGACAGAGTTTGCTCCCTATTTTATCGGATTTTACGATCAGAACGGTGCGCGAAGGCCTATCAGCGTGACGGGACGTCTTCGCCATACCGCCGCTATTCAAACCATCGATATTCGGAAAATTCACAGTGCAGAAATTCTTGATGAGACCTATACCATTCCTGACAACCTAAAACCTTTCGGCAAAAATGAGTTCAACGCTCCCTTTGAGTCCGAAGATCTCATTCCGTTAAAGCTGAGAATTCGTGAGCGGTCGGTGCTGAATGTCTTCCATAATCTCTACGTTAATCGTTTAAAAGTACACGATCCGGAGTCTGACGGATGGATTATCTGCGACATCGAAGCCGAAAATTCCATCGAGCTTTTTCTCAAGCTTGTGCAGTGCGGCCCTTCGGTGGAAATCCTGGAACCCAGCTCGTATCGCCAGAAGTTTATCCGGGAAATTCAAAAAATAGCTTCTGTGTATCACCTGTCCGGTACTTCTCCTGTGTAA
- a CDS encoding TIGR02757 family protein: MFLEDIYRRYHRRVLIEPDPLQTVYYFSSDADRELFGLIAAAFSVGRVGSILRALEEVRCRLANPVSPAASLLHSTAEDLAGDFSSMRYRFFSGDSIALLMIGLSNLLKTYGSLQAAFMCNDDAGPDIHGRLAGFVRMLYDSAGGYDTGARRILPNPDAGSACKRLHLFLRWMIRRDEIDPGCWSDRFSPATLLVPLDTHMLQVSRRLGLTIRKDGSLRTAREITGAFREFAYSDPVRYDFSVTRIGIRGEIVQWPVLTA; the protein is encoded by the coding sequence ATGTTTCTTGAAGATATTTATCGCCGGTATCACCGGCGGGTATTGATCGAGCCCGATCCCCTTCAAACGGTATACTATTTTTCGTCTGATGCGGATCGGGAACTCTTCGGCTTGATAGCGGCTGCATTTTCCGTCGGTAGGGTTGGTTCCATATTACGGGCACTTGAAGAGGTGCGTTGCCGACTGGCTAATCCCGTATCCCCTGCCGCTTCATTGCTGCATAGCACGGCGGAAGATTTAGCAGGGGATTTTTCCAGTATGCGATACCGCTTTTTTTCAGGTGATTCGATTGCGTTGTTGATGATAGGTCTGTCGAACCTTCTGAAAACCTATGGATCGCTTCAAGCCGCCTTCATGTGCAACGATGATGCCGGCCCGGATATTCACGGCCGTCTTGCCGGGTTTGTACGCATGTTGTACGACTCTGCCGGGGGCTATGATACCGGGGCACGGCGGATCTTACCGAATCCGGATGCGGGAAGTGCCTGCAAACGGCTTCATCTTTTTCTCCGGTGGATGATCCGGAGGGATGAGATTGATCCGGGTTGCTGGAGTGATCGTTTTTCTCCTGCAACGCTGCTTGTGCCGCTTGATACCCATATGCTGCAGGTTTCCCGTCGCCTGGGGCTGACGATTCGAAAGGACGGGAGTCTTAGGACCGCCCGGGAGATTACCGGAGCGTTCAGGGAGTTTGCGTATTCGGATCCTGTCCGTTATGATTTCAGTGTAACGAGGATCGGAATACGTGGAGAGATAGTGCAATGGCCGGTCTTGACGGCTTAA
- the rbr gene encoding rubrerythrin, protein MKSLKGTETEKNLLKGFSGESQARNRYTYFAGKAKKEGYVQIADVFEETANQEKEHAKRLFKFLEGGELEITASFPAGVIGTTEENLAEAAGGENYEWTDMYPSFAAKAKEEGFNEIAAVFTAIAVAEKQHEKRYKELRENILKDRVFKRDKPVVWRCRNCGYIIEAVEAPKNCPACAHPQAHFELLGENW, encoded by the coding sequence ATGAAGAGTCTGAAGGGCACTGAAACCGAAAAAAACTTATTGAAAGGCTTTTCTGGTGAAAGTCAGGCGAGAAATCGCTATACATACTTTGCCGGAAAGGCAAAGAAAGAGGGATATGTTCAGATCGCCGATGTTTTCGAAGAGACGGCAAATCAGGAAAAAGAACATGCGAAGCGTTTGTTCAAATTTCTTGAAGGCGGAGAGTTGGAGATCACCGCATCATTTCCGGCCGGAGTAATCGGCACCACCGAAGAAAACCTTGCCGAGGCTGCCGGCGGAGAGAATTATGAATGGACCGATATGTATCCCTCTTTTGCCGCAAAAGCAAAGGAAGAGGGGTTCAATGAGATCGCCGCTGTTTTTACCGCCATCGCTGTTGCCGAGAAACAGCATGAAAAGCGTTACAAAGAGCTTCGCGAGAATATTCTGAAAGATCGTGTGTTCAAACGGGATAAGCCTGTTGTCTGGCGCTGCCGCAACTGTGGTTATATCATTGAAGCGGTTGAAGCTCCGAAGAATTGCCCTGCCTGTGCCCATCCTCAGGCCCACTTTGAGCTATTAGGCGAAAACTGGTAA